A genomic stretch from bacterium includes:
- a CDS encoding pyridoxamine 5'-phosphate oxidase family protein, whose amino-acid sequence MKHFVSDIAFTPAVKKAQEKLGSRPAYARMEENDEWQQDLEPNIIEFISERDSLYLGTASAGGRPYIQHRGGPRGFIRVMDLRTLAFADFRGNRQYISLGNLAENGKAYLFLMDYPNRRRLKIWGSAGVVEDDPALLDKVADPAYGARPERAFVFHIEAWRMNCPAHIVPRYTEAEIAPVIEEYRERIAALEAEVRRLREGR is encoded by the coding sequence ATGAAGCACTTCGTCAGTGACATTGCTTTTACGCCTGCGGTGAAAAAGGCGCAGGAGAAGCTGGGCTCGCGCCCGGCCTATGCGCGCATGGAAGAGAATGACGAGTGGCAGCAGGATCTGGAGCCGAACATCATCGAATTCATCTCTGAAAGGGACTCGCTCTACCTCGGCACGGCAAGCGCCGGGGGCCGTCCCTACATTCAACACCGGGGCGGCCCCCGGGGGTTCATCCGGGTGATGGATTTGCGGACGCTGGCCTTCGCTGACTTCCGCGGGAACCGGCAATACATCTCCCTCGGCAATCTGGCTGAGAACGGCAAGGCCTATCTGTTTCTCATGGACTACCCCAATCGCCGCCGCCTGAAGATTTGGGGTTCCGCCGGGGTTGTGGAGGACGATCCCGCCCTTCTCGATAAGGTGGCGGATCCCGCCTACGGGGCACGTCCCGAGCGCGCCTTTGTGTTTCACATCGAGGCGTGGCGCATGAATTGTCCGGCGCACATCGTGCCGCGCTATACCGAAGCAGAAATCGCGCCGGTCATCGAGGAATACCGCGAACGCATCGCCGCGCTGGAAGCGGAAGTTCGCAGGCTCCGGGAGGGGAGATGA